The following proteins are encoded in a genomic region of Brachypodium distachyon strain Bd21 chromosome 1, Brachypodium_distachyon_v3.0, whole genome shotgun sequence:
- the LOC112268535 gene encoding protein ETHYLENE-INSENSITIVE 2-like: MPARRPPSLGVGGGDATPGFPLASDCQLPRHHLRTLSPKYASGHPHTEAHGRGAVIHLNFVDCFRGLLRECSKGVDPVKQLGSWFSTGLSSHRDISVHNLYWSAMEAVQGGIELLAAGDGGRHISRTLGPALLISVGYIDLGKWVATVDAGARFGYDLVLLVLLFNFSAILYQYMSICIGMVTGKNLAEICRQEYSQFIRVGLGVQAALSLFASELTMIAGIAVGFNIVFEHDDLISAVIFASVVINLLPYILSSRDKRMAGTLNACIAGFAVLCFVLGLLVSQPEIPLHVNVMFPKLSGESAYSLMALMGANIIVHNFYVHSSVVQVQRRSHVLTLGALFHDHLFSILFVFTGVFLVNYLLLSSAAVESSNNTILTFHDVVELMNQMFTSPMAPVALLAILLFSSHIISLTSVIGSHVVTENFFGVHLSLTAHHVLLKVIAIIPTIYCAKVAGSEGIYQLLILCPVIQAMLLPSSVIPVFRVASSRPIMDNYRISLHVEILAFLSFLLTLFTNIIFLAEVLFGDSIWTNNLKGNTESPVVFPHAVIVLTSCACIAFTLFLAVTPLKSASSEAETQELSTHAQSEREALDTTHQRKDNGI; this comes from the exons ATGCCTGCCAGGCGGCCACCCTCCCtcggcgtgggcggcggcgatgccACCCCCGGCTTCCCGCTCGCCTCGGATTGCCAGTTGCCACGCCATCACCTCCGAACCCTCTCCCCCAAATACGCCTCCGGGCACCCTCACACCGAAGCACACGGGCGTGGAGCAGTCATCCATCTGAACTTCGTCGATTGCTTTCGCGG TTTGTTACGCG AGTGTTCAAAGGGCGTCGATCCGGTAAAACAGCTGGGCAGTTGGTTCAGTACAGGACTGTCGAGTCATAGAGATATTTCTGTCCATAACCTTTATTGGAGCGCCATGGAAGCTGTGCAAGGTGGCATAGAGTTACTGGCTGCTGGAGATGGCGGGCGCCATATTTCCCGGACCCTTGGGCCGGCGCTGCTGATTTCGGTCGGGTATATTGACCTTGGGAAGTGGGTGGCGACGGTCGATGCCGGGGCTCGGTTCGGGTATGATCTTGTGCTACTGGTGCTGCTTTTCAATTTCTCGGCCATTCTGTATCAGTATATGTCCATTTGTATCGGCATGGTCACCGGGAAGAATCTTGCAGAG ATTTGCCGCCAGGAGTACAGTCAGTTCATACGTGTCGGTCTTGGTGTCCAGGCAGCATTGTCTTTGTTTGCTTCAGAACTTACTATG ATTGCAGGCATAGCAGTTGGATTCAACATTGTATTTGAACACGACGATCTTATCTCAGCCGTTATTTTTGCAAGCGTTGTAATTAATCTGCTACCATATATTCTCTCCTCTCGG GACAAGAGAATGGCTGGAACGTTAAATGCCTGCATAGCAGGCTTTGCAGTTCTTTGTTTTGTGCTTGGTTTATTAGTCAGTCAACCAGAAATTCCTCTTCATGTGAATGTGATGTTCCCCAAGTTGAGTGGTGAAAGTGCTTACTCACTCATGGCACTTATGGGTGCAAACATAATAGTACACAATTTTTATGTTCATTCATCAGTTGTTCAG GTTCAGAGAAGATCTCATGTTCTTACCCTTGGTGCCTTGTTTCATGACCACCTCTTTTCTATATTATTTGTCTTTACTGGGGTTTTCCTTGTGAACTATCTTCTGTTGAGCTCGGCAGCGGTTGAATCTAGTAACAACACGATCCTCACATTCCACGATGTTGTAGAGCTAATGAATCAG ATGTTTACAAGTCCCATGGCACCAGTTGCGTTGTTAGCGATTCTTCTCTTTTCGAGCCACATCATCTCATTGACATCTGTTATTGGTAGCCATGTGGTTACAGAGAATTTCTTTGGTGTACACCTGTCTCTTACTGCACATCATGTGCTACTTAAAGTCATTGCCATTATTCCAACCATCTATTGCGCAAAAGTTGCAGGCTCTGAAGGGATATACCAGTTACTCATTTTATGTCCAGTAATCCAAGCTATGCTCCTTCCTTCGTCTGTTATTCCTGTTTTCCGTGTTGCCTCATCAAGGCCAATAATGGACAACTACAGGATATCTTTACATGTTGAAATATTAGCCTTTCTCTCATTTCTTCTTACGTTGTTTACAAATATCATTTTCCTAGCGGAAGTCCTGTTCGGTGACAGCATCTGGACAAACAACCTGAAAGGGAACACAGAAAGCCCTGTGGTATTTCCACATGCTGTTATAGTCCTAACATCCTGTGCATGTATTGCTTTTACACTCTTTCTGGCTGTTACTCCACTAAAGTCAGCAAGTAGTGAAGCTGAAACTCAGGAGTTATCTACGCACGCTCAGAGTGAAAGAGAAGCATTGGACACTACTCATCAAAGAAAAGATAACGGAATATGA
- the LOC100821461 gene encoding probable linoleate 9S-lipoxygenase 4, which produces MLLHGLWDKVTGKNKEAWKEGRIRGTAVLVKKDVLDLGDFHASLLDGVHKILGCEDGVAFHLVSATAADPNNGERGKVGKAAHLEELVVTMKSTAAGESVFRVAFEWDDSQGIPGAVIVRNTNRSEFLLKTLTLEGVPGRGTVVFVANSWIYPAAGDRVFFANDTYLPSKMPVLLVQYRQDELRNLRGDSKAGPYEEHDRVYRYDYYNDLGEPDKGEDHVRPMLGGSQEHPYPRRGRTGRRPTKTDPKSESRLPLLNLKKALNIYVPRDERFGHLKLSDFLGYSLKAITEAVVPIIRTYVDTTPKEFDSFQDIMNLYDGLLEVPHSPALAEIKKKIPFDFIKSILPVAGDDFLNLPFPHVVKSDRSAWRTDEEFAREMLAGVNPVCIRRLTEFPARSTLDHSVYGDHTSKITEDHIQHNLEDGLSIKKALESNRLFILDHHDNFMPFLDRINKLEGNFIYASRTLLFLKADGTLKPLAIELSLPHPDGQQHGAESKVYTPAVEGVESQIWQLAKAYACVNDSAWHQLISHWLNTHAVIEPFVIATNRQLSVVHPVHKLLSPHYRDTMNINALARQTLINAGGIFELTVFPGKYALEMSSVVYKDWKLTEQGLPADLVKRGVAVPDPSSPYNVRLLIKDYPYAVDGLVIWWAIETWVKEYLTIYYPNDGVLRSDEELQKWWKEVREVGHGDLKDADWWPKMDTVQELAKMCTTIIWVASALHAAVNFGQYPYAGYLPNRPTVSRRPMPEPGMKEYAQLERGGKEADKVFIHTITSQFQTILGITLIEILSKHSSDEVYLGQRDTPEWTSDAKALEAFKRFGSRLIEIEKRITEMNGNPSLKNRNGPVKMPYMLLYPNTSDVTGEKGVGLTAMGIPNSISI; this is translated from the exons ATGCTGCTGCACGGGTTATGGGACAAGGTGACGGGGAAGAACAAGGAGGCGTGGAAGGAAGGGAGGATCCGGGGCACGGCGGTGCTGGTGAAGAAGGACGTGCTGGACCTGGGCGACTTCCACGCCTCCCTCCTCGACGGCGTCCATAAGATCCTCGGCTGCGAAGACGGCGTCGCCTTCCACCTCGtcagcgccaccgccgccgacccca ACAATGGAGAAAGGGGGAAGGTGGGGAAGGCGGCCCACCTGGAGGAGCTAGTGGTGACGATGaagtcgacggcggcgggtgaGTCGGTTTTCCGGGTGGCGTTCGAGTGGGACGACTCCCAGGGGATCCCCGGCGCCGTCATCGTCCGGAACACCAACCGCTCCGAGTTCCTCCTCAAGACGCTCACCCTCGAGGGCGTCCCCGGCCGGGGCAccgtcgtcttcgtcgccaACTCCTGGATCtaccccgccgccggcgaccgcgtCTTCTTCGCCAACGAT ACCTATCTGCCCAGCAAAATGCCTGTACTTTTGGTACAATACCGACAAGATGAACTCAGAAATCTCCGTGGCGACAGTAAAGCTGGACCATATGAGGAGCATGACCGTGTGTACCGCTATGACTACTACAATGACCTCGGGGAACCAGACAAGGGTGAGGACCATGTACGGCCGATGCTCGGTGGCAGCCAAGAACACCCTTACCCCCGTCGTGGTAGAACCGGCCGACGGCCGACAAAAACAG ATCCGAAATCAGAGAGCAGGCTTCCTCTGTTGAACCTGAAGAAGGCGCTGAACATTTACGTCCCACGCGATGAGCGCTTTGGGCATCTCAAGTTGTCTGACTTCCTTGGGTACTCTCTCAAGGCCATAACGGAGGCTGTTGTTCCGATTATAAGGACCTATGTCGATACGACACCGAAGGAGTTTGATTCCTTTCAAGACATCATGAATCTCTACGATGGTCTTCTAGAAGTGCCACATAGCCCAGCTCTAGCAGAGATCAAGAAGAAAATTCCCTTTGATTTTATTAAAAGTATTTTACCAGTCGCTGGTGACGATTTTCTCAACTTGCCCTTTCCACATGTTGTCAAGTCAG ATAGGTCTGCTTGGAGGACAGATGAGGAGTTTGCACGAGAAATGCTCGCAGGAGTTAATCCGGTTTGCATCAGACGTCTGACG GAGTTCCCTGCAAGAAGTACCCTGGATCACAGTGTGTATGGGGACCATACCAGCAAAATCACTGAAGATCATATTCAGCATAACCTTGAAGATGGCCTCTCAATTAAAAAG gCGTTAGAGAGCAACAGGCTCTTCATTCTAGATCACCATGATAACTTTATGCCGTTCCTTGACCGCATCAACAAATTGGAAGGCAACTTTATCTATGCTTCCAGGACCCTGCTGTTCCTGAAGGCCGATGGCACGCTGAAGCCCTTGGCCATTGAGCTGAGCCTGCCGCACCCTGACGGGCAGCAACATGGTGCAGAGAGCAAGGTGTACACTCCAGCTGTTGAAGGTGTTGAAAGCCAAATCTGGCAGCTTGCCAAGGCCTATGCGTGCGTCAATGATTCCGCTTGGCACCAGCTGATCAGCCACTG GTTGAACACACATGCAGTGATCGAGCCGTTTGTGATCGCGACGAACCGACAGCTCAGCGTAGTTCACCCCGTGCATAAGCTGCTGAGTCCGCACTACCGCGACACAATGAACATCAACGCCCTGGCGCGGCAGACCCTCATCAATGCCGGTGGCATCTTTGAGCTGACTGTGTTCCCTGGGAAGTACGCGCTGGAGATGTCTTCTGTCGTGTACAAGGACTGGAAGCTCACTGAACAGGGCCTCCCCGCCGATCTCGTAAAGAG AGGTGTCGCTGTGCCAGACCCGTCGAGCCCATACAATGTCCGGCTGCTGATCAAGGACTACCCGTACGCCGTGGATGGACTGGTGATCTGGTGGGCTATCGAGACATGGGTGAAGGAGTACCTCACCATCTACTACCCCAACGATGGTGTGCTCCGGAGCGACGAGGAGCTGCAGAAGTGGTGGAAGGAGGTGCGTGAGGTCGGGCACGGTGATCTCAAGGACGCAGACTGGTGGCCCAAGATGGATACCGTCCaggagctggccaagatgtgCACCACCATCATCTGGGTGGCGTCAGCGCTGCATGCAGCGGTCAACTTCGGGCAGTACCCATACGCCGGGTACCTCCCCAACCGGCCTACCGTGAGCCGGCGGCCGATGCCGGAGCCCGGCATGAAGGAGTATGCACAGCTGGAGCGCGGCGGGAAGGAGGCCGACAAGGTGTTCATCCACACCATCACCAGCCAGTTCCAGACCATCCTTGGCATCACGCTCATCGAGATCCTGTCAAAGCACTCCTCTGACGAGGTGTACCTCGGGCAACGTGACACACCGGAGTGGACGTCGGACGCCAAGGCGCTGGAGGCGTTCAAGAGGTTCGGCAGCCGGCTTATCGAGATCGAGAAGCGGATCACGGAGATGAACGGCAACCCGTCGCTCAAGAACCGGAACGGGCCGGTGAAGATGCCTTACATGCTGCTGTACCCCAACACGTCGGACGTCACCGGCGAGAAAGGCGTGGGGCTCACGGCCATGGGCATCCCCAACAGCATCTCCATTTGA
- the LOC100840471 gene encoding protein ETHYLENE-INSENSITIVE 2, translated as MEAVHGIESLAAGDDRHHLSRTLGPALLISVGYIDLGKWVATLDAGARFGYDLVLLVLLFNFSAVLYQYMSICIGMFTAKNLAEICRQEYSQFICVGLGLQAGLSLFTSELTMISGIAVGFNLLFEHDDLITGIIFACVVVNLLPYILSPRDKRMAGTLNACIAGFTILCFVLGLLISQPEIPLHVNVMFPKLSGESAYSLMALMGANIIVQNFYIHSSVVQVQRRSHVLTLGTMFQDHLFSILFIFTGVFLVNYVLMSSASVQSSNNTILTFHDAVELMNQIFTSPMAPLVLLAVLLFSSHIISLTSVIASHVVTQNFFGANMSLSAHHVLLKVLAMIPTIYCAKVAGSEGIYQLLILSPVIQATILPSSVIPVFRIASSRPIMGNYRISLYVEILAFLAFLLMLFTNIIFVAEILFGDSTWTNNLKGNTESPVVIPHTVIVLMSCASIAFTLFLAVTPLKSASSEAETQELSEHSQRGAFATTHHEEDTSLEYVAHEEIQRYSIDAIPRNSALEHANSSESTAESDHETQQSAAYSAAVPEDHPSASGNWEEIKSVATVDLSESMPKVSTATVAEQSTAENRKMNRTTKKDVEKESDVCTDKDNETSHNLKFGKPAGGKLSSLSSDDPPSLTMSRDEDTDSGTGSGSLPRLPGLGRAARRQLAAILDEFWGHLFDYHGKLTQEANAERFNLLLGLDLRTDISAVRMDSQNIEASKSPFMKDAVRGSRTSWDSVSRNKEISSPDLTFGLQMGALGSSTWSQSMHLPSKDSPSSRSTFRDKISKLHSNFHVHSVDQFRQPATIHGYQLANYLKGINARRSPLSSIPLDPRRPPISSESAGVNYADSGMRARRRNVLGSFGSTYMESPTMNRLSTMTIERSYYSPTATDGSETGVSSACSKKYHSSPDISAIIAANRNSLLTKANLGSAPGDQSRRLASQRSHYVDTAAMFQRDVLSMQSSMITNAHPTSLWSQQPFEQLFSAPSVELNRGKVNTEQRSGGIKDDFSYTESEAKLLQSLRFCIMKLLKLEGSGWLFRQNGGCDENLIDQVAAAVRVSQETTDDRDANCMHGLLNCGGNCVWQASLVISFGVWCVRRVLDLSLVESRPELWGKYTYVLNRLQGILNSAFYKLRKPVARCSCLEKACLVVKPISGTFTTAAVILEVIEDVEQAVSGRKGRSGTVAGDVAFPKGKENLASVLKRYKRRLSSKQPARK; from the exons ATGGAAGCTGTGCATGGTATAGAGTCACTGGCTGCTGGAGATGACCGGCATCATCTTTCTCGTACCCTTGGACCTGCGCTGCTGATTTCTGTAGGGTATATCGATCTTGGGAAGTGGGTGGCGACGCTCGATGCGGGGGCTCGGTTTGGGTATGATCTCGTGCTACTGGTGCTGCTTTTCAATTTCTCGGCCGTTCTATATCAGTATATGTCCATTTGTATCGGCATGTTCACCGCCAAGAATCTCGCAGAG ATCTGCCGCCAGGAGTACAGTCAGTTTATATGTGTCGGTCTCGGTCTCCAGGCAGGATTGTCTCTATTTACTTCAGAACTAACCATG ATTTCAGGGATAGCAGTTGGATTCAACCTTCTATTTGAACACGATGATCTTATCACTGGCATTATTTTTGCATGTGTTGTAGTTAATCTGCTACCATATATTCTTTCCCCTCGG GACAAGAGGATGGCTGGAACGTTAAATGCCTGCATAGCAGGCTTTACGATTCTTTGTTTTGTGCTTGGTTTACTAATCAGTCAACCAGAAATTCCTCTCCATGTGAATGTGATGTTCCCCAAGTTGAGTGGTGAAAGTGCTTACTCACTCATGGCACTTATGGGTGCAAACATAATAGTGCAAAATTTCTATATTCATTCCTCAGTTGTTCAG GTTCAGAGAAGATCTCATGTTCTAACCCTTGGCACCATGTTTCAAGACCACCTTTTTTCTATATTGTTTATCTTTACTGGGGTTTTTCTTGTGAACTATGTTCTGATGAGTTCAGCATCTGTTCAATCTAGTAACAATACTATCCTCACATTTCACGATGCTGTAGAGCTAATGAATCAG ATATTTACGAGTCCCATGGCACCACTTGTGTTGTTAGCGGTTCTTCTCTTCTCAAGCCATATCATTTCATTGACATCAGTTATTGCTAGCCATGTAGTTACACAGAATTTCTTTGGTGCAAACATGTCTCTTTCTGCACATCATGTGCTACTTAAGGTTCTTGCCATGATTCCTACCATCTATTGTGCAAAAGTAGCAGGCTCCGAAGGGATATATCAGTTACTCATTCTATCCCCAGTAATCCAGGCTACGATCCTTCCTTCATCTGTTATTCCTGTTTTCCGTATTGCCTCGTCAAGGCCAATAATGGGCAACTACAGGATATCTTTATATGTTGAGATATTAGCCTTCCTTGCGTTTCTTCTTATGTTGTTTACAAATATCATTTTCGTGGCGGAAATTCTGTTCGGTGATAGCACCTGGACAAACAACCTGAAAGGGAACACTGAAAGCCCCGTGGTAATCCCACATACTGTTATAGTGCTAATGTCTTGTGCATCTATTGCTTTTACACTCTTCCTGGCTGTTACTCCACTAAAGTCAGCAAGTAGTGAAGCTGAAACTCAGGAGTTGTCTGAGCACTCTCAGAGAGGAGCATTTGCCACTACACATCATGAAGAAGATACTTCTCTGGAATATGTTGCACATGAAGAAATTCAGAGGTATTCTATTGATGCTATTCCAAGGAATTCAGCTTTGGAACATGCTAATAGTTCTGAATCCACTGCAGAATCTGATCATGAAACTCAACAATCAGCAGCTTATTCAGCGGCTGTTCCTGAAGATCATCCCTCAGCGTCTGGCAACTGGGAGGAGATAAAATCAGTTGCTACGGTTGACCTTTCAGAGTCAATGCCAAAGGTCTCTACTGCTACTGTAGCAGAACAAAGTACAGCAGAGAACAGAAAAATGAACCGCACAACAAAAAAGGATGTTGAAAAAGAATCAGATGTTTGCACAGACAAGGATAACGAGACTTCACATAATCTGAAATTCGGGAAGCCCGCTGGAGGCAAGTTGTCTTCCTTATCTTCTGATGATCCGCCATCACTTACTATGAGCAGGGATGAGGATACTGATTCTGGCACTGGCAGCGGTAGCCTCCCAAGGTTGCCTGGTTTGGGCCGTGCTGCAAGGAGACAGTTAGCAGCAATTCTTGATGAGTTCTGGGGGCATCTTTTTGATTATCACGGTAAGCTTACGCAAGAAGCTAATGCTGAACGATTTAACTTATTGCTTGGACTGGACTTAAGAACAGATATTTCAGCTGTGAGAATGGATAGCCAAAACATTGAAGCTTCCAAGAGCCCTTTCATGAAAGATGCAGTGCGAGGATCACGAACCTCATGGGACTCGGTATCCCGTAATAAGGAAATCTCCAGTCCAGACTTGACTTTTGGCCTTCAGATGGGTGCCTTGGGGTCATCAACCTGGTCTCAGAGCATGCATTTACCAAGCAAAGACAGTCCGAGTTCAAGGAGCACATTTCGtgacaaaatttcaaaacttCACTCGAATTTTCATGTGCACTCTGTTGACCAGTTCCGTCAGCCTGCTACCATTCATGGGTATCAGCTAGCAAACTACCTAAAAGGCATAAATGCAAGGCGAAGTCCACTTTCCAGCATTCCACTGGACCCACGGCGACCTCCTATATCTTCTGAATCAGCTGGTGTTAACTATGCTGACTCTGGTATGCGTGCTCGTCGCCGAAATGTGCTTGGTTCATTTGGTTCTACCTATATGGAAAGCCCAACAATGAATCGCTTAAGTACAATGACAATAGAAAGATCCTATTACAGTCCTACTGCCACTGATGGGAGTGAAACTGGCGTCTCATCTGCTTGCTCAAAGAAGTACCACAGTTCACCCGACATATCTGCTATAATTGCTGCCAACAGAAATTCGCTGTTGACCAAAGCAAATTTGGGCAGTGCTCCTGGAGATCAGTCACGTAGGCTGGCATCTCAAAGATCACACTATGTGGACACAGCGGCCATGTTCCAGAGAGATGTCCTCTCTATGCAGTCAAGTATGATAACCAATGCACACCCAACATCACTTTGGTCCCAACAACCATTTGAACAACTATTCAGTGCGCCAAGTGTAGAGTTGAATAGGGGTAAGGTGAACACTGAGCAGAGATCAGGTGGCATCAAGGATGATTTCTCTTACACAGAATCTGAAGCAaagcttctccaatctctcagATTTTGCATCATGAAGCTCCTGAAACTGGAAGGTTCAGGATGGCTCTTTAGGCAGAATGGTGGTTGTGATGAAAATCTAATTGACCAAGTTGCTGCAGCTGTGAGAGTTTCGCAAGAAACCACAGATGACAGGGATGCTAATTGCATGCACGGACTGCTCAACTGTGGTGGTAATTGTGTTTGGCAGGCTTCCCTAGTTATTAGTTTTGGTGTCTGGTGTGTCCGTCGGGTGCTGGACCTGTCCCTTGTGGAAAGCAGGCCAGAACTTTGGGGCAAGTATACCTACGTTCTCAACCGTCTTCAG GGGATCCTCAATTCTGCATTTTACAAGCTACGGAAACCCGTGGCCAGGTGCTCATGCCTTGAGAAAGCATGTCTGGTTGTCAAGCCCATATCTGGCACCTTCACCACTGCAGCTGTGATCTTGGAGGTGATCGAAGATGTGGAGCAAGCCGTTTCTGGCCGTAAGGGTCGAAGCGGTACAGTAGCAGGAGATGTTGCTTTTCCTAAAGGGAAGGAAAACCTTGCTTCTGTGCTTAAGCGATACAAGCGTAGGCTCTCCAGCAAGCAGCCTGCTAGAAAATAG